In Sphaeramia orbicularis chromosome 15, fSphaOr1.1, whole genome shotgun sequence, a single genomic region encodes these proteins:
- the golga4 gene encoding golgin subfamily A member 4 isoform X1 produces MFKKLKQRINEEQSPQRNAQSPQQAQMGPGDRRSSQTPPFHHDGSPSPSDREMLAGMIAEPAFLSEYTIFALDHSKRPKTAQVASVSATKEPARSPRGSINGDGSASPLREEPQSFAQKLQLRVPSMESLIRGGASRAESLFRSPSKENLIRTSSRDSLTPLGENEPLGAPSYDPPSDIESEAEEPSGNTESLSKEQLLHRLFRVERSLGKYRGKYSELVTAYRTVQRDKEKTQAILSQSQDKALRRIGELREELQMDQQAKKHLQDEFDAALEEKDQMITVLQTQVALMKKRLKGVSDGAVPPEGQLPQSEDSTSVQQSPSKEQEVEPEASEEGGNADPAKLMEQLQKRVKRQENLLQKCKDVMRTHKERSAQLSSENETLQEQLQERLQELEKMKELHTTEKTKLITQLRDAKNLIEQLEQDKGMVIAETKRQMHETLEMKEEEIAQLRSRLQQSTAQREELQEQKERAEKAAFEELERALGAAQKAEEARKQQQVQLEEQVKEVERASEEERKTLQQELTRVKQEVVTIMKKSSEETVANLEKAHSEALAAKEEEMNARINAAVEKCKKEFAQLAKEREQQATLALEDAELQKTALKIESENKVKEIQLELEAARTRVLELESSLDKLSQDGSNLSHELSSQLDELKDKHREQISALEEKHQEQLEKHKGTLTQQQNNTMEELKEKHRAEVETILKDKELQFQAHVEDMNQKTLEKLDAKQAELEALSSDLSEALKSKRLLEEKLVAAEEVHSLAKQDYEKRFEDQVAKHNAEIADIKQEHEQSLGGMEKTLKEELNTLKIVLREKEKENEEHTLKINTLQEESHSTLQELNAKIKELEELQQCLSQSQLESAGLKESNAQLSKISLDLDQCKKDLTDLEHQLEVAKTDCQQKEKSLQELEHQLENTKKEFSEQKKLFTVELNTKQEEQTRLKKQLDDEKAVLEKKMKNTITEMEGKLKSQETKMEKFKQKAKEMQENFKKKLQQNEETMKKELAKKDAELQQKEKQVQEKILEMAQKSSQGLSDTMSELQNNHKEEVEKLQDAHKHEIEELEHHWQQKLGQQEEEIMEKNSHILQEKAQELEDTSQQLSRSREENEQVLCEIKNLKEELAIRETTVQKLQAELNEAAVKLESLSQGEAVLKEQMESVERNLNQALNERNSLQDKLSSMEEEGREKLKTLSDQLEETEKQLKAVEGSRCKESEEMQSKFEETAIQLQAKEAEFQQRLIMITNQMEHYCQEVQSKVDCGSNELCQKVENRVGELKDRLLCSQKKVAHLHNIILTKVDRICTLEETLRRQTEENKNLCISLEQVTAQVKAHEEHITALTHERETLTRDAENQFQSINENIQKTEKLSEENRIISENIKTNELHISNLESIISDLKNQLASSIKDKEEAINQLNQQKQERKRMEETTERLELEKTSALEQASALRNSLSEFENSAESKLAQNDNTITSLQTRLGELEREISEKNEALQRLTASIDNQSISKSEMDQVLSEKEQKLSDLTSEFESCNSRLCELQEQLALKTRECEQLAANLKQQHSITENEKRVLVEQLQQTQMQCTQNGNLEQEMVQKLHSLEEDNQKCKYELQSQKEEFERIKSEIIKSNDENLKATEEKLSTESVRKVSELKKKAEQKIGQIKKQLTSQLEEREQTIKALRASLEETKRNETFSKEHVETLEEKTKALEEALAKLKEEQEKQLEEIQSHERLEREKSLEEMKNLYEEKLSSLQKNTADHEGLKETSSVLQETEAKLKEAEEQNGALLAELNQLKEEILDKDAQINQHQANIEQNSSETVVERKVECSSVQQTKSALENDMENHSETQEEDGESFKSRLAQVKNEKDKIYKDFCRLQKDMRLLRKEHEQDLEYTKKEMMEENEKKLKLELEDMEMKHNSTVKQLMREFQTQLALKEKELDSAVKEAIAKAQAVEAELIYSHRDEASQLRKVISQKEDDLHRTVQKYEQVIQSREEEMGDRVWQVQKELEELQARSQNTSETPISTVELQAQLAEKTTLLSEARLKEQEFIERIHSLEDKIKCFHRSTVVTHLGSTYKDPGYNSSDALSEATEMEYLRKVLFEYMMGRETKTMAKVITSMLKFPPDQAQKVLDKEDSKTIAWLR; encoded by the exons ATGGGCCCTGGTGATCGTCGCAGCAGCCAGACTCCCCCTTTTCACCATGATGGTTCACCCTCTCCAAGTGACAGAGAG ATGCTGGCTGGGATGATAGCAGAGCCCGCTTTTCTCTCTGAGTATACTATCTTTGCTCTGGACCATTCAAAACGACCCAAAACGGCCCAGGTAGCCAGTGTG AGTGCCACTAAAGAACCAGCAAGGTCTCCTAGAGGTAGCATCAATGGAGATGGAAGTGCCTCTCCTCTT AGAGAGGAGCCACAGTCATTTGCCCAGAAACTCCAACTCCGAGTTCCCTCAATGGAGTCTTTAATTCGCGGAGGTGCCAGCCGGGCAGAAAGCCTTTTCCGCTCTCCGTCTAAAGAGAACCTCATCCGAACCTCATCGCGTGACTCCCTGACACCTTTGGGAGAAAATGAGCCTCTGGGTGCCCCCTCGTACGACCCACCCTCAGATATTGAGAGTGAGGCTGAGGAGCCTTCAGGAAACACTGAATCCCTCTCCAAAGAGCAGTTGTTGCACCGGCTGTTTCGGGTGGAGAGGAGTTTGGGGAAATACAGAGGGAAGTACTCAGAG CTTGTTACTGCATACCGCACAGTACAACgagacaaagaaaaaacacag GCCATCCTCAGTCAGAGTCAAGATAAAGCTCTCCGCAGGATAGGGGAGCTGCGtgag GAGCTGCAAATGGACCAGCAGGCCAAAAAACACCTACAGGATGAGTTTGATGCTGCTCTGGAGGAGAAAGATCAAATGATcactgttctgcagacacag GTTGCTCTGATGAAGAAACGGCTGAAAGGGGTCTCTGATGGTGCAGTACCACCTGAGGGTCAACTCCCTCAGTCTGAAGACTCCACCTCTGTCCAACAGAGTCCTTCAAAAGAACAAGaagtggagcctgaagccagtgAAG AAGGGGGCAACGCTGATCCAGCCAAACTTATGGAACAGCTACAGAAGAGAGTGAAGAGGCAGGAAAACCTACTGCAGAAGTGTAAAGATGTGATGCGAACACACAAGGAGAGGAGCGCTCAGCTCAGCAGTGAGAATGAAACTCTACAAGAACAGCTGCAGGAGAGACTGCAGGAACTGGAGAAGATGAAG GAACTGCACACAACAGAGAAGACTAAGTTGATCACTCAGCTGCGTGATGCCAAAAACCTTATTGAACAGTTGGAACAGGATAAG ggaatggtcaTTGCAGAAACAAAGCGTCAGATGCACGAAACACTGGAAATGAAAGAAGAAGAGATCGCACAGCTACGCTCAAGGCTTCAACAGTCGACTGCCCAAAGAGAAGAGCTGCAGGAACAGAAAGAAAGAGCTGAGAAAGCAG CATTTGAGGAACTTGAGCGGGCATTAGGTGCAGCTCAGAAGGCGGAAGAGGCCAGAAAGCAGCAGCAGGTTCAACTGGAGGAGCAAGTGAAAGAAGTTGAAAGAGCCAGTGAAGAAGAGAGGAAGACTTTGCAGCAGGAACTCACACGAGTGAAGCAGGAGGTTGTTACCATCATGAAG AAGTCATCTGAGGAAACTGTGGCCAACTTGGAAAAAGCCCACAGTGAAGCCCTGGCTGCTAAAGAAGAAGAGATGAATGCCAGAATCAACGCAGCTGTG GAGAAATGCAAAAAGGAGTTTGCCCAGTTAGCTAAGGAACGAGAACAGCAAGCCACTCTAGCTCTGGAGGATGCGGAATTACAGAAAACAGCTTTGAAGATAGAGTCTGAAAACAAGGTTAAAGAGATACAGCTAGAGCTAGAGGCTGCAAGAACT AGAGTATTGGAGCTAGAGAGCTCTCTGGATAAGCTCTCCCAGGATGGATCCAATCTGTCCCATGAACTTTCCAGTCAGCTGGATGAACTGAAAGATAAACACAGGGAGCAAATATCTGCATTAGAGGAAAAGCACCAGGAGCAGCTGGAAAAGCACAAGGGCACCCTAACCCAGCAGCAGAACAATACTATGGAGGAGCTCAAAGAAAAACACAGAGCTGAAGTGGAGACGATTCTGAAAGATAAAGAGTTGCAGTTCCAAGCACATGTTGAAGACATGAACCAGAAAACATTAGAAAAACTGGATGCAAAGCAGGCAGAGCTGGAGGCTTTATCTTCTGACCTTTCAGAGGCTTTGAAGAGTAAACGGCTTCTGGAGGAGAAGCTGGTCGCAGCTGAGGAAGTGCATAGTTTAGCTAAGCAAGACTATGAAAAAAGGTTTGAGGATCAGGTGGCAAAGCACAATGCAGAGATTGCAGATATTAAGCAGGAGCATGAGCAGTCACTTGGCGGTATGGAGAAAACTCTGAAAGAGGAACTTAACACGCTGAAAATAGTTTTGagggaaaaggaaaaggaaaatgaagaaCACACTCTTAAAATAAACACACTACAAGAGGAATCACATTCCACTCTCCAAGAATTAAATGCTAAAATTAAAGAACTGGAGGAACTGCAGCAGTGTTTATCACAGTCCCAATTAGAAAGTGCAGGCCTCAAGGAATCTAATGCACAGTTAAGTAAGATCTCACTGGATCTAGATCAGTGTAAGAAGGACTTGACAGATTTAGAGCATCAGTTGGAGGTAGCAAAAACTGATTGTCAACAAAAAGAGAAGTCGCTTCAGGAGCTTGAGCACCAATTAGAAAATACCAAGAAGGAGTTCTCAGAACAGAAGAAGCTTTTCACAGTAGAATTGAACACTAAGCAGGAAGAACAAACACGCCTCAAGAAACAGTTGGATGATGAAAAAGCTGTCCTTGAGAAGAAGATGAAAAACACTATAACTGAAATGGAAGGTAAACTGAAGTCACAGGAAACAAAGATGGAAAAGTTTAAACAGAAAGCCAAAGAAATGCAAGAGAATTTTAAGAAAAAGCTTCAGCAAaatgaagaaactatgaagaaGGAACTTGCAAAGAAAGATGCAGAACTTCAGCAAAAAGAGAAGCAAGTTCAGGAGAAGATTTTAGAGATGGCTCAAAAAAGCTCTCAAGGCCTCAGTGATACAATGTCAGAGCTGCAAAATAACCataaggaggaggtggagaaacTACAGGATGCCCATAAGCATGAGATTGAGGAGCTGGAACATCATTGGCAGCAGAAGTTGGGACAGCAGGAGGAAGAAATAATGGAGAAAAACTCACATATTCTACAGGAGAAAGCACAGGAACTGGAGGACACTTCTCAGCAACTTAGCAGAAGCAGAGAGGAGAATGAACAAGTGTTGTGTGAAATAAAGAATTTGAAGGAGGAGCTGGCTATTCGGGAAACCACTGTGCAGAAACTGCAAGCAGAGCTTAATGAAGCAGCAGTAAAACTGGAAAGTTTATCTCAGGGTGAAGCAGTGCTGAAAGAGCAAATGGAGTCAGTGGAGAGGAACCTTAACCAGGCTCTGAATGAGAGAAACTCCCTCCAAGACAAGCTGAGCTCAATGGAGGAAGAGGGGAGAGAGAAGTTAAAGACCTTGTCAGATCAACTGGAGGAAACAGAGAAGCAGCTTAAGGCAGTGGAAGGTTCCAGATGTAAGGAAAGTGAGGAGATGCAGAGTAAATTTGAGGAGACTGCCATTCAGCTACAAGCCAAGGAAGCAGAGTTCCAACAGCGTTTAATAATGATCACCAACCAAATGGAGCATTACTGTCAGGaggttcagtctaaagtggactGTGGATCCAATGAGCTCTGTCAGAAGGTTGAAAATCGGGTGGGGGAGTTGAAAGATAGGCTGCTCTGTAGTCAGAAAAAGGTAGCACATCTTCACAACATTATCCTTACTAAAGTAGATAGAATTTGCACTTTGGAGGAAACTCTCCGCCGGCAGACAGAGGAGAATAAGAATCTATGCATTTCTTTAGAACAGGTGACTGCTCAGGTAAAAGCTCATGAGGAGCATATCACAGCCTTAACACACGAGAGGGAGACGCTAACAAGAGATGCTGAAAATCAATTTCAGTCAATCAATGAAAATATTCAGAAAACGGAGAAGCTCAGTGAAGAAAACCGAATCATAtcagaaaatattaaaacaaatgaGCTGCATATCAGTAACTTGGAAAGTATCATCAGTGACTTGAAAAATCAGCTAGCAAGTAGCATAAAAGACAAGGAAGAAGCCATAAATCAGCTGAACCAGCAGAAGCAGGAGAGGAAACGAATGGAGGAGACAACTGAGAGATTGGAGCTGGAGAAAACGTCTGCGCTGGAACAGGCCAGTGCACTCAGGAACAGCCTGTCAGAGTTTGAGAATAGTGCCGAGTCCAAGCTCGCCCAGAATGACAACACTATCACATCTTTACAGACAAGGCTCGGAGAGCTCGAGCGAGAAATCTCTGAAAAGAATGAAGCTTTGCAGAGGCTTACCGCAAGTATTGACAATCAGTCCATCAGCAAGTCTGAGATGGACCAGGTTCTGAGTGAGAAAGAGCAGAAGTTGAGTGATCTTACTTCGGAGTTCGAGAGTTGCAACAGTCGACTCTGTGAGCTTCAGGAGCAGTTAGCCTTAAAGACAAGAGAGTGTGAACAACTCGCAGCCAACCTCAAACAGcagcacagcatcacagagaATGAGAAAAGAGTGTTGGTAGAACAGCTGCAGCAGACCCAGATGCAATGCACTCAGAATGGGAACTTGGAGCAAGAGATGGTGCAAAAACTACATTCCCTTGAGGAAGACAACCAAAAGTGTAAATACGAGCTTCAGAGTCAAAAAGAAGAATTTGAGAGGATTAAAAGCGAGATCATAAAGAGCAATGATGAAAATCTGAAGGCAACAGAAGAGAAATTGTCCACAGAGAGCGTCCGGAAAGTATCGGAGCTGAAGAAGAAAGCAGAGCAGAAAATCGGTCAGATTAAAAAGCAGCTAACCTCCCAACTTGAAGAGAGAGAGCAGACAATCAAGGCTCTGAGGGCGAGTTTGGAGGAAACCAAGAGGAACGAAACATTCAGCAAAGAGCATGTAGAAACATTAGAGGAGAAAACAAAAGCCCTCGAGGAAGCACTTGCGAAGCTGAAAGAGGAGCAGGAGAAACAACTTGAAGAGATTCAAAGTCATGAGAGGCTTGAGAGAGAGAAGTCTTTAGAGGAAATGAAAAACCTGTATGAAGAGAAGCTGTCATCACTTCAAAAGAATACAGCGGATCACGAAGGCCTTAAAGAAACCTCATCAGTGCTGCAGGAAACTGAGGCAAAACTAAAAGAGGCAGAAGAACAAAATGGAGCCCTTCTTGCAGAACTAAATCAACTCAAAGAAGAAATACTTGACAAGGACGCTCAGATTAATCAACATCAGGCAAATATTGAGCAAAATTCATCAGAAACTGTGGTTGAGAGGAAGGTGGAATGTTCCAGTGTGCAGCAAACAAAGAGCGCATTAGAAAACGACATGGAGAACCACTCTGAGACTCAAGAAGAGGACGGTGAGTCGTTCAAAAGCAGACTCGCTCAGGTGAagaatgaaaaagacaaaatctaCAAAGACTTCTGCAGGCTTCAGAAAGACATGCGGTTATTGAGGAAGGAGCACGAACAGGACCTAGAGTACACCAAGAAGGAGATGATGGAAGAGAATGAGAAAAAATTAAA ACTGGAATTGGAAGACATGGAAATGAAGCACAACTCTACAGTGAAGCAGTTAATGAGGGAGTTCCAAACACAACTGGCCTTGAAGGAAAAGGAGCTTGATTCGGCAGTGAAGGAAGCCATTG CAAAGGCCCAGGCTGTGGAGGCTGAACTCATCTACAGCCATCGTGATGAAGCCAGTCAGCTACGGAAGGTGATTTCCCAAAAGGAGGACGATTTGCACAGAACTGTTCAGAAATATGAACAGGTTATACAG AGTCGAGAGGAGGAGATGGGAGACAGAGTGTGGCAGGTTCAGAAGGAACTGGAGGAGCTGCAAGCAAGGAGCCAGAACACTTCTGAG